The following proteins are co-located in the Mycobacteriales bacterium genome:
- a CDS encoding DUF3043 domain-containing protein, whose translation MAARTLAAVGLLRRTTEPGPAVEVAPAPAQPPVGKGRPTPKRREAERTRRAAVPAPATRREAYRRRRSEIKGERRTMRRALATGDEKNLPPRDAGPVRRHVRDVVDSRRNVGGLVLMVVVVALALGRIRSATGQSVVFLGELAVVVLLVVDMVFLVRRVKREVRSRFGDGEVRGVAPYAVMRAMQFRRLRMPPPRVKRGADLP comes from the coding sequence ATGGCGGCCCGTACCCTGGCAGCCGTGGGGCTTCTGCGCAGAACGACCGAACCCGGGCCGGCGGTAGAGGTCGCCCCGGCGCCGGCGCAACCGCCGGTCGGCAAGGGTCGGCCGACCCCGAAGCGCCGGGAAGCCGAGCGCACCCGCCGGGCCGCCGTCCCCGCCCCGGCCACCCGGCGCGAGGCCTACCGCCGGCGGCGGAGCGAGATCAAAGGCGAGCGGCGGACGATGCGCCGGGCACTGGCGACCGGCGACGAGAAGAACCTGCCGCCGCGCGACGCGGGGCCGGTCCGACGCCATGTCCGGGACGTCGTGGACTCCCGGCGCAATGTCGGCGGCCTTGTGCTCATGGTGGTCGTGGTGGCCCTCGCACTCGGCCGGATCCGATCCGCAACCGGGCAGTCCGTGGTCTTCCTGGGCGAGCTCGCGGTCGTCGTGCTGCTCGTCGTCGACATGGTCTTTCTGGTCCGCCGGGTGAAGCGGGAGGTCCGGTCCCGGTTCGGCGACGGCGAGGTTCGCGGGGTCGCCCCGTACGCGGTGATGCGCGCCATGCAGTTCCGGCGGCTGCGGATGCCGCCACCGCGGGTCAAGCGCGGCGCTGACCTGCCCTGA
- a CDS encoding shikimate kinase, producing MIPRRVLLVGMMGAGKTTVGRLLGERTGWPYLDNDELVALAAGRTTRAVLDADGALVLRGREAAALDAALSAPPPVIAAVAGGAIEQPEAPARLAAGGFVVWLRAGLATLAARVGSGGDRPWLDADPLPVLTGLYAGRAVLYRSAAALVVDVDRAEPGEIVDRIVARLAGPEEEA from the coding sequence GTGATCCCGCGCCGGGTGCTGCTCGTCGGGATGATGGGGGCCGGCAAGACCACCGTGGGTCGCCTGCTCGGCGAGCGCACCGGGTGGCCGTACCTCGACAACGACGAACTGGTCGCGCTGGCCGCTGGCCGGACGACCCGGGCCGTTCTCGACGCGGACGGTGCGCTCGTGCTGCGCGGCCGCGAGGCGGCTGCGCTCGACGCCGCCCTGAGCGCCCCGCCACCGGTGATCGCCGCGGTTGCCGGGGGCGCGATCGAGCAGCCCGAGGCCCCGGCCCGGCTTGCGGCCGGCGGCTTCGTCGTGTGGCTGCGCGCCGGCCTGGCCACGCTCGCCGCCCGGGTCGGTTCCGGCGGGGACCGGCCCTGGCTCGATGCCGACCCGCTGCCCGTGCTGACCGGCCTTTATGCCGGGCGCGCGGTGCTCTACCGCTCGGCCGCCGCCCTCGTCGTCGACGTGGACCGGGCGGAGCCGGGCGAGATCGTCGACCGCATCGTGGCCCGGTTGGCCGGCCCGGAGGAGGAGGCGTGA
- the gcvT gene encoding glycine cleavage system aminomethyltransferase GcvT, whose product MTSPHRSPLHEQHVAAGAKLAEFGGWLMPLEFPGGGVLREHAAVRGSVGVFDVSHLGKASVTGPGAADFVNGCLTNDLGRIRPGQAQYTMCCDDATGGIVDDLIVYLRDPAEVLLVPNAANTAEVVRRLSGAAPPGVDVRDAHQSYGVLAVQGAAAAAVLGDLGLPADHPYMSFVVAEYRGGPVIVCRSGYTGEPGYELLPAWADTPALWAGLVAAATARDGLPCGLGARDTLRTEMGYPLHGQDISLDVTPVQARAGWAVGWDKPRFWGAGALRVERERGPARLLRGLLALDRGIPRPGMAVTAADGAPLGFVTSGTFSPTRRIGIGLALLDAGVREGDDVLVDVRGRPSTMRVSRPPFVDRSPT is encoded by the coding sequence GTGACCAGCCCGCACCGTTCGCCGCTGCACGAGCAGCACGTCGCGGCCGGCGCGAAGCTCGCCGAGTTCGGCGGTTGGTTGATGCCGCTCGAGTTCCCCGGTGGCGGGGTCCTCCGCGAGCACGCCGCCGTCCGCGGTTCGGTGGGCGTGTTCGACGTGAGCCATCTGGGGAAGGCGTCGGTGACCGGCCCCGGGGCCGCCGACTTCGTCAACGGCTGCCTGACCAACGACCTGGGCCGGATCCGGCCCGGTCAGGCGCAGTACACGATGTGCTGCGACGACGCCACCGGCGGGATCGTCGATGACTTGATCGTCTACCTGCGCGACCCGGCGGAGGTCCTCCTCGTCCCGAACGCCGCGAACACCGCCGAGGTGGTCCGCCGGCTGTCGGGGGCGGCCCCGCCGGGCGTCGACGTGCGCGACGCCCACCAGAGCTACGGCGTGCTCGCCGTCCAGGGTGCCGCCGCCGCCGCGGTTCTCGGCGACCTGGGGTTGCCGGCGGACCACCCGTACATGTCGTTCGTGGTGGCGGAGTACCGGGGCGGCCCGGTCATCGTCTGCCGCTCCGGCTACACCGGCGAGCCGGGTTACGAGTTGCTTCCGGCGTGGGCGGACACCCCGGCGTTGTGGGCGGGCCTCGTCGCCGCCGCCACCGCCCGAGACGGTCTGCCCTGCGGGCTCGGCGCCCGGGACACCCTGCGGACGGAGATGGGCTACCCGCTGCACGGCCAGGACATCTCCCTCGACGTCACGCCGGTCCAGGCCCGGGCCGGTTGGGCGGTTGGCTGGGACAAGCCCCGGTTCTGGGGGGCTGGCGCACTCCGGGTCGAGCGGGAGCGCGGGCCCGCCCGGCTGCTGCGTGGCCTGCTCGCGCTGGACCGCGGTATTCCGCGACCCGGGATGGCGGTGACCGCCGCGGACGGTGCGCCGCTCGGCTTCGTCACCAGCGGCACCTTCTCTCCGACCCGGCGGATCGGGATCGGCCTCGCCCTGCTGGACGCCGGCGTGCGGGAAGGCGACGACGTCCTGGTCGACGTGCGCGGCCGACCGTCCACCATGCGGGTGTCCCGCCCGCCGTTCGTCGACCGGTCGCCGACGTGA